The Meiothermus cerbereus DSM 11376 genome includes a region encoding these proteins:
- a CDS encoding glycogen debranching N-terminal domain-containing protein: MLPLKEDDTYAVLSDLGLVEGGEQGFYRHDTRYLSSYIWKLPGFSLLLSQSPRPDRLVQHWSWIKGPDQVVGVRRELQMERGGFRERLEFENTSLEAQTLEIALSLEADFADLFEAKGWHKVERRVEGLSYTAEDGLKLATHLRFEPLPSEAYRWRLTLAPKEKASLRLQARFESPFEPHTPPLPSYQEWQQRFPLRMEREGSQQVLEQAIADLRALLFSLPEGLFPAAGIPWYVCPFGRDSLLTAYMMQPWANDVTRGVLSYLAKYQGREVNPFLDETPGKILHEMRQGELSRTGKVPFARYYGTVDATPLFVILLHQYWKDTGDMAFVRQLQPNWEAALAWMTDYADPDRDGFLEYAPNTQKGHLVQSWKDSFDSQSHQDGSLAQGAIAVCEVQGYAYMAYQGAAEFYRVLGEHERASRWEAKAQALKARFHQAFWLPELNTYAAGLDGEKRPMAILTSNPGHLLWSGIVPAEVAPQLVETLFSEALYSGWGVRTLGAGEVRYNPLSYHNGSVWPHDNALFIGGLVRYGFYEEALQAMEGLFRLAMTQPDWRLPELVGGYPKHEGEPPVPYPASCRPQAWDAAAVVYMLRLIQEIDRKHPVKGLLELRKVKV, from the coding sequence ATGCTTCCGCTCAAAGAAGACGATACTTACGCAGTTTTGTCCGACCTAGGCCTGGTAGAAGGAGGGGAGCAGGGTTTCTACCGACACGATACCCGTTACCTCTCGAGCTACATCTGGAAGCTGCCAGGTTTTAGCTTGCTGCTCTCACAAAGTCCGCGCCCCGACCGGCTGGTGCAGCACTGGAGCTGGATTAAGGGCCCCGACCAGGTGGTGGGGGTGCGGCGGGAGTTGCAGATGGAGCGGGGCGGGTTCCGAGAACGACTGGAGTTCGAGAACACCTCCCTGGAAGCCCAGACCCTGGAGATTGCGCTCAGCCTCGAGGCCGACTTTGCCGACCTCTTCGAGGCCAAGGGCTGGCACAAGGTGGAGCGGCGGGTGGAGGGCCTCTCGTACACCGCCGAGGACGGCCTGAAACTGGCGACCCACCTGCGCTTCGAGCCCCTGCCCAGCGAGGCCTATCGCTGGCGTTTGACCCTGGCCCCTAAAGAGAAGGCCAGCCTGCGCCTGCAAGCCCGTTTCGAGAGCCCCTTTGAGCCCCACACCCCGCCCCTGCCCAGCTACCAAGAATGGCAGCAGCGCTTCCCCTTGCGGATGGAGCGTGAGGGCAGCCAGCAGGTTCTGGAACAGGCCATTGCTGACCTGCGGGCCCTGCTGTTTTCGCTGCCTGAAGGGCTTTTTCCCGCAGCGGGGATTCCCTGGTATGTATGCCCTTTTGGCCGCGACTCGCTGCTTACGGCCTATATGATGCAGCCCTGGGCCAACGATGTGACCCGAGGGGTGCTCTCCTACCTCGCCAAATACCAGGGCCGCGAGGTGAACCCCTTTCTGGACGAGACCCCCGGCAAAATCCTCCACGAGATGCGCCAGGGAGAGCTTTCGCGCACCGGCAAGGTGCCTTTTGCCCGCTACTACGGCACCGTAGACGCCACCCCGCTCTTCGTCATTTTGCTGCACCAGTATTGGAAAGATACCGGCGATATGGCCTTTGTGCGCCAGTTGCAACCCAACTGGGAGGCTGCCCTGGCCTGGATGACCGACTACGCCGACCCCGATCGGGACGGCTTTCTGGAGTATGCCCCCAACACCCAGAAGGGCCATCTGGTGCAGTCCTGGAAAGACTCCTTCGACTCCCAGAGCCACCAGGACGGCTCGCTGGCCCAGGGGGCCATTGCGGTGTGCGAGGTGCAGGGCTATGCCTATATGGCCTATCAGGGGGCGGCGGAGTTTTACCGGGTGCTGGGCGAGCACGAGCGGGCCTCGCGCTGGGAGGCCAAAGCCCAGGCCCTCAAGGCCCGCTTCCACCAGGCCTTCTGGCTGCCCGAACTGAACACCTATGCGGCTGGCCTGGACGGTGAAAAACGACCCATGGCCATCCTCACCTCCAACCCCGGCCACCTGCTATGGAGCGGCATCGTACCGGCGGAGGTGGCGCCCCAACTGGTCGAGACCCTGTTTTCCGAGGCGCTTTATAGCGGCTGGGGGGTGCGTACCCTGGGCGCGGGCGAGGTGCGCTACAACCCGCTCTCGTACCACAACGGCTCGGTCTGGCCGCACGACAACGCCTTGTTTATCGGGGGGCTGGTGCGCTATGGCTTTTATGAAGAAGCCCTGCAGGCCATGGAGGGCCTCTTCCGCCTGGCCATGACCCAGCCCGACTGGCGCCTGCCGGAGCTGGTGGGGGGCTACCCCAAGCACGAAGGAGAGCCGCCGGTGCCGTATCCGGCCTCCTGTAGGCCCCAGGCCTGGGACGCAGCAGCGGTGGTGTATATGCTGCGCCTGATTCAGGAAATAGACCGCAAACACCCGGTGAAGGGGCTTTTGGAACTGCGTAAGGTGAAGGTGTAG
- a CDS encoding carbohydrate ABC transporter permease, with protein MATRPLKVHKISEHYQARQRWARAGWVYGTMLALGVFFIGPFYVAFLGSLKDNPLEWPFRYSFAQTQSKNWVAAWRLGQLGGGNPWTGGFAPGARIPFEVSYFVPEDQEPEKPTVVVPVRRAGAGLGAIFDEVQAAQFAQVSAVEELRRRPMVLQGRPGQVVTYGFSITYPKLEGAANLPVVPRLPLDIEAPRGQQYYAATLEPNRLERRGRVASWDSVTPGLIGYVFRNYVRVFNEARDPNTGASFFLRWTANTFFVCVAVVFTTLLFASLGGYALARMYLPGKNYLFAFIVFTMTVPSQATFISNYLVLRDLGLLGNLWGMIVWSAVGAGAVFIMKQFFESIPREIEEAALIDGATPITTFFRIILPMATPALGALTILTFQGMWNEFFKAAVVLSGQQASYTLPLGLSFFRSAYGVAGDWGLMLASAFLTMIPIIILFVVFQRYFVEGVSTSALKG; from the coding sequence ATGGCAACGCGACCTTTGAAGGTTCACAAGATAAGCGAACACTACCAGGCCCGCCAGCGCTGGGCCCGGGCGGGCTGGGTGTACGGCACCATGCTGGCTTTAGGGGTCTTCTTCATTGGGCCTTTTTATGTGGCCTTTCTGGGCAGCCTGAAGGATAACCCGCTGGAGTGGCCCTTCCGCTACAGTTTTGCCCAGACCCAGTCCAAAAACTGGGTGGCCGCCTGGCGGCTGGGCCAGCTTGGGGGGGGCAACCCCTGGACGGGTGGGTTTGCTCCGGGGGCCCGTATTCCTTTTGAGGTGAGCTACTTTGTGCCCGAAGACCAGGAGCCCGAAAAACCCACCGTTGTGGTACCTGTTCGAAGGGCTGGGGCCGGCCTGGGGGCCATTTTCGATGAGGTGCAGGCCGCGCAGTTTGCCCAGGTTTCGGCGGTAGAGGAGCTGCGACGGCGGCCGATGGTGCTACAGGGCAGACCAGGGCAGGTTGTGACCTATGGCTTTAGCATCACCTATCCCAAACTTGAAGGGGCTGCCAACCTACCGGTAGTTCCCCGGCTACCCCTGGATATCGAGGCCCCGCGGGGCCAGCAGTACTATGCGGCTACCCTCGAGCCCAACCGCCTCGAGCGCCGGGGAAGGGTGGCTAGCTGGGACAGCGTTACCCCGGGCCTTATTGGCTACGTGTTCCGCAACTATGTGCGGGTCTTCAATGAGGCCCGCGACCCCAACACTGGGGCCAGCTTCTTTCTGCGCTGGACGGCCAATACCTTTTTTGTTTGCGTCGCGGTGGTGTTTACCACCTTACTTTTTGCTTCGCTGGGGGGCTATGCCCTGGCCCGGATGTACCTGCCGGGTAAGAATTACCTGTTTGCTTTCATTGTCTTTACCATGACTGTGCCCAGTCAGGCTACCTTCATCTCCAACTACTTAGTGCTGCGCGACCTGGGCTTGCTGGGGAATCTGTGGGGCATGATTGTGTGGAGCGCAGTGGGGGCAGGGGCGGTGTTTATCATGAAGCAGTTTTTTGAGTCTATCCCCCGCGAGATCGAGGAGGCGGCCCTCATTGACGGTGCGACCCCCATCACCACCTTCTTTCGCATTATCCTGCCTATGGCCACGCCGGCTTTAGGGGCCCTGACCATCCTGACCTTTCAGGGCATGTGGAACGAGTTCTTTAAGGCGGCGGTGGTGCTCTCGGGCCAGCAGGCCAGCTACACCCTGCCGCTGGGCCTTTCTTTCTTTCGCAGCGCCTATGGGGTGGCGGGTGATTGGGGTTTGATGCTGGCCAGCGCCTTTCTGACCATGATCCCTATTATCATCTTGTTTGTGGTATTCCAGCGCTACTTTGTGGAGGGCGTCTCCACCAGTGCGCTCAAGGGATGA
- a CDS encoding carbohydrate ABC transporter permease: MRRAQRTEALYALLFLAPFLIHLGIFFVFAFVRTVGFSFTDATLIGQSSRFVGLANFVELFREPRFMAALTHSISFMLVVTTIQTFLALALAAVLNQRLRGITFFRTVYYIPSVLSSAAVTVIAIWFFQKTGFLNTFLGYLGSVSPVLFTFLGVFMLAQVVQVGWERWRGVPLAWLDPALATISLLVALALTWGLVGLGLVRPLEARPPEFTWLTNPDRFLGIPIPLWSIIILNTFTTIPTLMLIFLAGLQDIPKSLYEAAAIDGATPLQQFFNVTVPMLRPVTFLVITLSLIGTLQMFDQVALMGDAAPLDSIIVLAYYVYNNVFSGEGKVGLASAAALILAGLTFAIVFLQRALGISEKAH, encoded by the coding sequence ATGCGTCGCGCCCAACGAACCGAAGCGCTGTATGCGCTTTTGTTTCTGGCTCCGTTTCTTATTCACCTGGGCATTTTCTTTGTGTTTGCCTTTGTGCGTACGGTGGGCTTTAGCTTTACCGACGCCACCTTGATTGGGCAGTCCAGTCGTTTTGTGGGGCTGGCCAACTTTGTCGAGCTGTTCCGTGAGCCTCGCTTTATGGCGGCCCTCACCCACTCCATCAGCTTTATGCTGGTGGTCACGACCATTCAGACCTTTTTGGCCCTGGCCCTGGCTGCGGTGCTCAACCAGCGGCTGCGGGGCATCACCTTCTTTCGCACGGTCTACTACATCCCCAGCGTGCTCTCTTCGGCAGCCGTTACGGTAATCGCTATTTGGTTTTTCCAGAAAACCGGCTTCCTGAACACCTTTCTGGGCTACCTGGGTTCGGTAAGCCCGGTGCTGTTTACCTTTTTGGGCGTATTCATGCTGGCCCAGGTGGTGCAGGTGGGCTGGGAGCGGTGGCGGGGGGTGCCTTTAGCCTGGCTCGACCCGGCCCTGGCTACCATCTCGCTGCTGGTGGCACTGGCCCTGACCTGGGGGCTGGTAGGACTGGGGCTGGTACGGCCGCTCGAGGCCCGTCCGCCCGAGTTTACCTGGCTCACCAACCCCGACCGCTTTTTGGGTATTCCCATCCCGCTTTGGAGCATCATCATCCTGAACACCTTCACCACCATTCCCACCCTGATGCTCATCTTTCTGGCGGGCCTGCAGGACATTCCAAAAAGCCTCTACGAGGCCGCCGCCATTGACGGCGCAACCCCCTTGCAGCAGTTTTTTAACGTGACTGTGCCCATGCTGCGCCCGGTCACATTTCTGGTGATTACCCTTTCGCTGATCGGCACCCTGCAGATGTTTGACCAGGTGGCCCTGATGGGTGACGCAGCCCCGCTGGACTCCATCATCGTGCTGGCTTACTACGTCTACAACAACGTTTTTAGTGGGGAGGGCAAGGTGGGTCTGGCCTCGGCAGCGGCCCTGATTCTGGCCGGTCTGACCTTCGCCATTGTGTTCTTGCAGCGGGCTCTGGGCATCTCGGAGAAGGCCCACTAG
- a CDS encoding extracellular solute-binding protein, giving the protein MKKILAILALAWLSLASAQTVVKLQGFGGNDTAILSSLVREIVNPALEKEGIRAEYQGIEGDYRATLLNALSAGTAADLFYVDIFWSEPLFASGRVEPLNKYFTPQELAVFNRNLLNAFTLRGNVYGLPKDFNTLAVQFNKDLFDEAKVPYPNQTDTWETFKDKLKRVQGALKDVAGLCVVADYARFGAFAHATGWRPFNAQGRTVLDANFRRAFEWYTSLVKDGAGKYAQDLGEGWTGGCFGAEKAAVAIEGAWIGGFLRDKAPNMRYGTTFIPLDPVTKQRGNFIFTVSWSMNAASRNKEAAAKVLRQLTSPEAQNWILSRGLALPSRSALANSPIFQRPGKENELNRVVFQGSTSVGGAVLPFKFGALDGGNWMRPINEALQAVISGKKSIDQAIADAQAELNRIVR; this is encoded by the coding sequence ATGAAGAAGATACTGGCAATTCTGGCCCTGGCTTGGCTGAGCCTGGCCTCAGCGCAAACGGTAGTAAAGCTACAGGGCTTCGGCGGCAACGATACCGCAATCCTCAGCAGCCTGGTTCGGGAGATTGTGAACCCGGCGCTGGAAAAAGAAGGCATTCGGGCCGAGTACCAGGGCATCGAGGGTGATTACCGGGCCACCCTGCTCAACGCACTTTCGGCCGGTACGGCTGCCGACCTCTTTTATGTGGACATCTTCTGGTCGGAGCCGCTGTTTGCTTCGGGTCGGGTCGAGCCTTTGAACAAGTACTTCACCCCGCAAGAACTGGCCGTTTTCAATCGCAACCTGCTTAACGCCTTTACCCTGCGCGGCAACGTCTACGGTCTGCCCAAGGACTTCAACACCCTGGCTGTGCAATTCAACAAAGACCTCTTCGACGAGGCCAAGGTGCCCTACCCCAACCAGACCGACACCTGGGAGACCTTCAAAGATAAGCTAAAGCGTGTGCAAGGCGCCCTCAAGGACGTGGCCGGGCTTTGCGTAGTGGCCGATTATGCCCGCTTTGGGGCCTTCGCCCATGCCACGGGCTGGCGTCCTTTTAACGCCCAGGGTCGCACCGTGCTGGACGCCAACTTCCGCCGGGCCTTCGAGTGGTACACCAGCCTGGTCAAGGACGGGGCCGGCAAATACGCCCAGGATCTGGGTGAGGGCTGGACGGGCGGCTGCTTTGGGGCCGAAAAGGCGGCAGTAGCCATCGAGGGGGCCTGGATTGGCGGCTTCTTGCGCGACAAAGCCCCCAACATGCGCTATGGCACCACCTTTATCCCCCTCGACCCGGTTACCAAGCAGCGGGGCAACTTCATCTTTACCGTTTCGTGGAGCATGAACGCAGCCTCCAGAAACAAGGAAGCCGCAGCCAAAGTGTTGCGCCAGCTAACCAGCCCTGAAGCCCAGAACTGGATTCTCTCCCGCGGCCTGGCCCTTCCCAGCCGCAGTGCCCTGGCCAACAGCCCCATCTTCCAGCGCCCGGGCAAGGAGAACGAGCTCAACCGGGTGGTCTTCCAGGGTTCGACCAGCGTAGGCGGGGCGGTGCTGCCCTTCAAGTTTGGCGCGCTGGATGGGGGCAACTGGATGCGCCCCATTAACGAGGCCCTGCAGGCGGTAATAAGTGGTAAGAAGTCGATTGATCAGGCCATCGCCGATGCCCAGGCCGAGCTAAACCGCATCGTGCGCTAG
- a CDS encoding LacI family DNA-binding transcriptional regulator, with protein MENQQTPTIQDVARLAGVSTGTVSRVLNQRPGVHPETRTRVLEVVARLGYVPMQAARELTGKGDTVGILLAPGVRRYIPYFVLLFEHLSEALWQAGLRLEETPTDPAGLPLRPAKGYILLGAHDHDPRLEALAQAGTPHVLVGVYPGAFWVAPDDEGGAYAATRHLLELGHREVAHLTGQPQHQAGRERLRGYRQALEAYQVPYRPELVLDGDFSTLTAYRVVRKAWEGGLRFSALFAASDEMAVGALAALEDLGQRVPQDVSLVGYDDLPEVGEQLTTVRQDIAEIARTAARLLKEALTGVRPYGVRVPVRLVVRGTTCLKEVGG; from the coding sequence ATGGAGAACCAACAAACCCCCACCATTCAAGACGTGGCCCGCCTGGCCGGGGTATCTACCGGCACGGTCAGCCGGGTGTTGAACCAGCGACCGGGGGTACACCCCGAGACCCGGACACGGGTGCTCGAGGTGGTGGCACGTCTGGGCTACGTGCCCATGCAGGCTGCCCGGGAGCTTACTGGCAAAGGCGACACGGTGGGTATTCTGCTGGCCCCTGGGGTGCGGCGCTACATCCCTTACTTCGTGCTGTTGTTTGAGCACCTCTCCGAAGCGCTCTGGCAGGCGGGGCTGCGCCTGGAGGAGACCCCCACCGATCCCGCGGGGTTGCCTTTGCGGCCAGCAAAAGGCTACATCCTGCTGGGCGCCCACGACCACGACCCCCGCCTGGAGGCCCTGGCCCAGGCCGGCACGCCCCACGTGTTGGTTGGGGTATACCCAGGGGCTTTCTGGGTGGCGCCGGACGACGAAGGGGGGGCTTATGCAGCCACCCGCCACCTGCTCGAGCTAGGCCACCGTGAGGTTGCCCACCTCACCGGCCAGCCCCAGCACCAGGCCGGACGGGAACGGCTGCGCGGTTACCGACAGGCCCTCGAGGCCTACCAGGTGCCTTACCGTCCCGAGCTGGTCCTAGACGGCGACTTCTCTACCCTTACCGCTTACCGGGTGGTTCGCAAGGCCTGGGAGGGGGGCCTGCGCTTCAGCGCCCTTTTTGCTGCTTCCGACGAGATGGCGGTGGGTGCGCTGGCTGCACTGGAAGATCTGGGCCAGCGGGTGCCGCAGGACGTCTCGCTGGTGGGCTACGACGACCTGCCCGAGGTGGGCGAACAACTCACCACCGTGCGGCAGGACATCGCAGAAATTGCCCGTACCGCCGCACGCCTGCTCAAGGAAGCCCTGACGGGGGTTCGCCCCTATGGGGTGCGGGTGCCGGTGCGCCTGGTGGTGCGGGGCACAACCTGCTTGAAGGAGGTGGGAGGCTAG
- a CDS encoding glucose-1-phosphate thymidylyltransferase, with protein sequence MKGLILAAGRGTRLRPLTHTRPKPVIRLAGKPIIRYAVDNLLEAGIAEVGVVVSPDTIEDIKLALKDCLGVQITYIVQEEALGIAHAVGTAREWLGQSPFVLYLGDNLFQRGIKPFVDAYRPGLGAVIALVRVPDPRQFGVAVLEEGRIKQLLEKPKEPPSDLAVAGVYVFGPVIMEIIANLEPSARGEYEITDAIQALVDQGHTVLGQEISGWWKDTGRPADLLDANRLLLVEQKSPTPVIEGQVYESQVTGRVVIAKGAVVKNSTILGPVHIAPNAIIEGAYIGPFTSVGPNAIVRQAEVEYSILEDGAVVEDVPLRLHECILGVGARVTRRHGLPKAHKLVLGDLSSLELA encoded by the coding sequence ATGAAAGGACTCATTCTTGCCGCTGGACGAGGCACCCGGCTTCGCCCCCTAACCCACACACGCCCCAAGCCGGTTATTCGGCTGGCGGGCAAACCCATCATTCGGTATGCGGTAGACAATCTGCTCGAGGCTGGTATTGCCGAGGTGGGGGTGGTGGTCTCCCCCGACACCATAGAGGACATTAAACTGGCCCTCAAAGACTGTTTGGGTGTACAGATTACCTACATTGTTCAGGAGGAAGCCCTGGGTATAGCCCACGCGGTCGGCACCGCCAGGGAGTGGCTAGGACAGAGTCCCTTTGTGCTGTATCTGGGTGATAACCTCTTCCAAAGGGGCATCAAACCCTTTGTGGACGCGTATAGGCCCGGCCTGGGCGCCGTTATCGCCCTGGTGCGGGTGCCTGACCCCAGGCAGTTTGGGGTAGCTGTGCTGGAGGAAGGGCGCATCAAGCAACTGCTCGAAAAGCCCAAAGAACCCCCCTCCGACCTGGCGGTGGCCGGGGTTTATGTCTTTGGCCCCGTCATTATGGAGATAATTGCCAACCTCGAGCCCAGCGCCCGGGGCGAGTACGAGATCACTGATGCCATCCAGGCCCTGGTAGACCAGGGTCACACTGTGCTGGGGCAGGAAATTAGCGGCTGGTGGAAGGACACCGGACGCCCTGCCGACCTGCTGGATGCCAATCGGCTCTTGCTGGTAGAACAAAAAAGTCCTACCCCGGTTATCGAAGGACAGGTGTACGAGAGCCAGGTTACCGGCAGGGTGGTTATCGCCAAGGGCGCGGTGGTCAAAAATAGCACCATCCTGGGCCCGGTTCACATAGCCCCAAACGCCATTATCGAGGGAGCTTACATTGGGCCTTTCACCTCCGTGGGCCCCAACGCCATCGTCCGACAGGCCGAGGTGGAGTACTCCATTCTGGAAGACGGCGCAGTGGTGGAGGATGTACCGCTACGGCTGCACGAGTGCATCCTGGGCGTAGGGGCCAGGGTAACGCGTCGCCATGGCCTGCCCAAAGCCCACAAGCTGGTGTTGGGTGATTTGAGCAGCCTCGAGCTGGCCTGA
- a CDS encoding LysM peptidoglycan-binding domain-containing protein: MWPFGKSLSARVQDAINQWPPLQGLGLTIEEKGGNVRITGAVPRQPHLALLQSTVEGVKGVKSVDLSGVIVAQQEVSEAAIAAEEEVIRKATEASKLAKKVLATLEANNELKDDPIAVLQKGSGVVLQGAVDSQHEFNLAVQLAKQAGATEVDASGLKVVEGAKARFAAEQGGVNIPDEWYTVQPGDTLSGIALKFYGDASRESYMKIARANNIANPDLIRVGQKLQIPR; the protein is encoded by the coding sequence ATGTGGCCGTTTGGAAAGTCATTGTCCGCTCGAGTTCAGGATGCCATTAACCAGTGGCCCCCCCTGCAGGGACTGGGCCTCACCATTGAAGAAAAAGGGGGAAATGTCCGTATTACCGGCGCAGTGCCCCGTCAGCCGCACCTGGCCCTTCTGCAGAGCACGGTGGAGGGTGTCAAAGGGGTTAAATCGGTGGATCTGAGCGGGGTAATTGTTGCCCAGCAAGAGGTTTCCGAGGCCGCAATCGCCGCCGAAGAGGAGGTCATCCGCAAGGCCACCGAGGCCAGCAAGCTAGCCAAAAAGGTGCTCGCCACCCTGGAAGCCAACAACGAGCTCAAGGACGACCCCATCGCGGTGCTGCAAAAAGGCAGCGGGGTGGTGCTGCAAGGCGCGGTGGACAGCCAGCACGAGTTCAACCTGGCCGTCCAGCTTGCTAAACAGGCCGGGGCCACCGAAGTAGACGCCAGCGGGCTGAAGGTGGTCGAGGGCGCTAAAGCCAGGTTTGCCGCCGAGCAGGGTGGGGTCAACATCCCCGACGAGTGGTACACCGTGCAGCCCGGCGACACCCTCTCGGGCATTGCCCTCAAGTTTTATGGTGATGCCTCCCGCGAGAGCTACATGAAAATAGCCCGGGCCAACAACATCGCCAACCCCGACCTGATCCGGGTGGGACAGAAACTGCAAATCCCCCGATAG
- a CDS encoding metallopeptidase family protein yields MTYEAFVETAARLWDEIPSEYKRGLQGVHVLEQLKTDPDEPQLLRLGEYYDPGYPSVLGGFAGIGRHIILFYGSFAALAAADSEFDWEGEIWETLVHELRHHLESLAWRDDLVQEDMENLRRYREGR; encoded by the coding sequence ATGACCTACGAGGCCTTTGTCGAAACCGCGGCGCGTTTATGGGATGAAATTCCATCCGAGTACAAGCGTGGCTTGCAGGGTGTTCACGTGCTGGAGCAGCTAAAAACCGATCCCGATGAACCCCAACTGCTGCGCCTGGGGGAGTACTACGACCCTGGCTACCCTTCGGTACTGGGAGGCTTTGCGGGTATTGGACGGCACATTATTCTGTTCTATGGCTCTTTTGCTGCGCTGGCCGCCGCAGACTCCGAGTTTGACTGGGAGGGCGAAATCTGGGAAACCCTGGTGCATGAGCTGCGCCACCACCTCGAATCGCTGGCCTGGCGCGATGACCTGGTGCAAGAAGATATGGAGAACCTGCGGCGATACCGGGAGGGCCGGTAG
- the mntR gene encoding manganese-dependent transcriptional regulator MntR produces MNKNASRTPLSEAQEDYLKQVLLLGSGSEGTGRLEDTHPVSTQSLADQMQVKPASVTGMLKKLAELGLVEYEAYRGVRLTRAGYRVALEVLRHHRLIEAYLHQALGYGWEEVHVEAEKLEHHISEAFEARIAEWLGHPAYDPHGDLIPSAALELPPAAPNRCLRALEEGTRGLVARVATQDQDALNLLAHLGLKPGASLLLLEQVQEGSRIQVGSQRYLLPASLAQVLWIQLEGEHHAHR; encoded by the coding sequence ATGAATAAAAATGCCAGCCGAACCCCACTCTCTGAAGCCCAGGAAGACTACCTGAAGCAGGTTCTGCTGCTGGGCAGCGGCAGTGAAGGCACCGGCAGGCTGGAGGATACCCACCCGGTGTCTACCCAATCGCTGGCCGACCAGATGCAGGTTAAGCCCGCTTCGGTCACGGGAATGCTCAAAAAGCTGGCCGAGTTGGGGCTGGTGGAGTACGAAGCCTATCGGGGAGTACGGCTTACCAGGGCCGGTTATAGGGTAGCTCTCGAGGTGCTGCGCCACCACCGGCTGATTGAGGCCTATTTGCATCAGGCCCTGGGCTATGGCTGGGAAGAGGTTCATGTCGAAGCGGAGAAGCTCGAGCACCACATCTCCGAAGCCTTTGAGGCCCGCATTGCCGAGTGGCTGGGCCACCCCGCCTACGACCCCCACGGCGACCTGATCCCCAGCGCGGCCCTCGAGCTTCCCCCCGCCGCCCCCAACCGCTGCCTGAGGGCCCTGGAAGAAGGCACCCGCGGCCTGGTGGCCCGGGTCGCCACCCAGGATCAGGACGCGCTCAACCTGCTGGCCCACCTGGGTCTCAAGCCCGGCGCTTCCCTTTTGCTGCTCGAGCAGGTACAAGAGGGCAGCCGCATCCAGGTGGGAAGCCAGCGCTATTTGCTGCCAGCCAGCCTGGCCCAGGTGCTGTGGATACAGCTCGAGGGAGAACACCATGCACATCGGTAG
- a CDS encoding metal ABC transporter solute-binding protein, Zn/Mn family: protein MHIGSYLKSSVLLSLLTLGLSPQASAQQQDKIAQLLPLQQTPVQVVTTVNFITDLVQQVGGNRVRVTGLMGAGVDPHLYKASAGDVRRLQQAHLIFYGGLHLEGKMVELLERLPRAIAVTDAIPRERLIRPPGGFQGQYTYDPHVWFDVTLWQLTVDRVRDALSRVDPAGSAYYQASAAAYRQRLAQLDAFIRQQIALVPPQQRVLITAHDAFAYLGRRYGLEVRGLQGISTVSEAGARDVQELAEFIVQRRIRAIFVESSVPRRPIEAVVAAAQARGWNVVIGGQLFSDSAGNPGTPEGTYVGMMEHNIRTIVNGLLGRQL, encoded by the coding sequence ATGCACATCGGTAGCTATCTCAAATCTTCTGTGCTGCTAAGCCTGCTAACGCTGGGCCTTTCTCCGCAAGCCAGCGCCCAGCAACAGGACAAAATCGCCCAGCTTCTACCCCTACAGCAAACCCCCGTGCAGGTTGTAACCACGGTCAACTTCATCACCGACTTAGTGCAGCAGGTGGGCGGCAACCGGGTGCGGGTAACAGGCCTGATGGGGGCCGGGGTAGACCCCCACCTGTACAAGGCTTCGGCGGGGGACGTGCGCCGGCTGCAGCAAGCTCACCTAATCTTCTACGGGGGATTACACCTGGAAGGCAAGATGGTGGAGTTGCTGGAACGCCTGCCCAGGGCCATTGCCGTAACCGACGCCATCCCCCGCGAACGCCTGATCCGCCCCCCCGGCGGCTTCCAGGGCCAGTACACCTACGACCCCCACGTCTGGTTCGACGTGACCCTCTGGCAGCTCACGGTAGATCGGGTGCGCGATGCCCTCAGCCGGGTCGACCCGGCAGGTAGCGCCTACTACCAGGCCAGCGCCGCCGCCTACCGCCAGCGTTTAGCCCAGCTCGATGCCTTTATCCGTCAGCAAATCGCGCTGGTTCCACCCCAGCAGAGGGTACTGATTACCGCCCACGACGCATTTGCCTATCTGGGGCGGCGCTATGGCCTCGAGGTGCGCGGCCTGCAAGGGATCTCCACCGTCTCCGAAGCCGGCGCCCGCGACGTACAGGAGCTGGCCGAGTTTATCGTTCAGCGCAGGATTCGCGCCATCTTTGTGGAGTCCAGCGTACCCCGGCGGCCCATCGAGGCGGTGGTGGCAGCAGCACAGGCCAGAGGCTGGAACGTGGTTATTGGGGGCCAGTTGTTTTCCGACAGCGCTGGAAACCCTGGTACCCCTGAGGGAACCTATGTGGGCATGATGGAGCACAACATCCGCACCATCGTAAACGGACTTTTGGGGAGGCAGCTGTGA